The following proteins are encoded in a genomic region of Gemella haemolysans ATCC 10379:
- a CDS encoding bifunctional 3,4-dihydroxy-2-butanone-4-phosphate synthase/GTP cyclohydrolase II gives MINNVRKAIEDLKAGKLIVLIDDDDREAEGDLVGLAELVTGETVNFMAKHGRGLICAPVSTEIAKRLNLHSMLDKNTDPHQTAFTVSVDHKTSTTGISAFERATTIKELANPNSRPEDFNRPGHMFPLIGRDGGIKVRRGHTEASIDLAKLANSAEATYICEIMNEDGTMARRDDLYEFAKKWDLTVVDLDELTRFLSFEDSVKVKLPTEFGDFDLQLFEDEFNKEHLIISKGDLTSEEPLLIRVHSECLTGDVFTSHRCDCGEQLHAALQKISDLGRGAVLYLRQEGRGIGLRNKLLAYQLQEQGVDTYEANVQLGFAPDERDYTIAVDMLDYLGIKSVKLLTNNPDKVEQLTSLGINIVDRVPINIKPHKENKNYLQTKKIKFNHFLDI, from the coding sequence ATGATTAATAACGTAAGAAAAGCAATAGAAGATTTAAAAGCTGGAAAATTAATCGTTCTTATCGATGATGATGACAGAGAGGCTGAAGGAGATTTAGTAGGCCTAGCAGAACTTGTTACTGGCGAAACTGTTAATTTTATGGCAAAACATGGTCGTGGTTTAATTTGCGCCCCAGTTTCAACTGAAATCGCAAAAAGATTAAATCTACACTCTATGTTAGATAAAAATACAGATCCACACCAGACTGCATTTACAGTGAGCGTTGACCATAAAACATCAACTACGGGAATCTCAGCTTTTGAAAGAGCAACAACTATAAAAGAATTAGCAAACCCAAATTCTAGACCTGAAGATTTCAATAGACCTGGACATATGTTCCCACTTATCGGTCGCGATGGTGGAATTAAAGTTCGTCGCGGTCACACGGAAGCAAGCATAGATCTAGCTAAATTAGCTAATAGTGCAGAAGCTACTTACATCTGTGAAATTATGAATGAAGACGGCACTATGGCTAGAAGAGATGACTTGTATGAATTCGCTAAAAAATGGGATTTAACGGTTGTTGATTTAGATGAGCTGACACGTTTTTTGTCATTTGAAGATAGCGTTAAAGTAAAATTACCTACAGAATTTGGGGATTTTGATTTACAGCTATTCGAAGATGAATTTAATAAAGAACACTTAATCATCAGTAAAGGTGATTTAACTTCTGAAGAACCATTATTAATACGAGTTCACTCAGAGTGTTTAACTGGAGATGTCTTCACTTCTCATAGATGTGACTGCGGTGAACAACTACACGCAGCACTTCAAAAAATTTCCGACTTAGGTCGTGGTGCAGTTCTTTATCTACGTCAGGAAGGACGAGGAATAGGATTAAGAAATAAACTTCTTGCATATCAACTGCAAGAACAAGGCGTTGATACTTACGAAGCTAATGTACAGTTAGGTTTCGCTCCTGATGAAAGGGACTATACTATCGCCGTAGATATGCTTGATTACTTAGGAATTAAATCGGTAAAACTTCTAACTAATAATCCTGACAAAGTAGAACAGCTAACTTCTTTAGGAATAAATATCGTGGATAGAGTTCCAATAAATATAAAACCCCATAAAGAAAACAAAAATTATTTACAAACAAAAAAAATAAAATTTAATCACTTTTTAGACATTTAA
- the ribH gene encoding 6,7-dimethyl-8-ribityllumazine synthase → MTTFEGKFIGKDIKVAIVVARFNEFITSKLLGGAKDTLIRNEVKEENIDVYWVPGAFEIPFITKKLVATNKYDGVITLGSVIRGSTSHYDLVCNEVAKGVGHISLNSDIPVMFGVITTEDIDQAIERAGSKAGNKGSDCAQGLLEMIDLTKQI, encoded by the coding sequence ATGACAACATTTGAAGGAAAATTTATAGGTAAAGATATTAAAGTAGCAATCGTAGTAGCTCGTTTTAACGAATTTATTACGTCTAAATTATTAGGTGGAGCTAAGGATACCCTAATTAGAAATGAAGTAAAAGAAGAAAATATCGATGTTTACTGGGTTCCAGGAGCATTTGAAATTCCATTTATCACAAAAAAATTAGTAGCTACAAATAAATATGATGGTGTTATTACATTAGGAAGTGTTATTCGTGGAAGTACTAGTCACTATGATCTAGTTTGTAATGAAGTTGCAAAAGGTGTTGGTCACATTAGTCTTAATAGTGATATTCCTGTTATGTTCGGAGTTATAACTACTGAAGATATCGATCAAGCTATCGAAAGAGCTGGATCGAAAGCAGGAAACAAAGGTAGCGATTGTGCCCAAGGTCTTCTTGAAATGATAGATTTGACTAAACAAATTTAG